In Raphanus sativus cultivar WK10039 chromosome 5, ASM80110v3, whole genome shotgun sequence, the following proteins share a genomic window:
- the LOC108856782 gene encoding uncharacterized protein LOC108856782, with protein sequence MGEELADTMNLDLNLGPGPESDLHLLSNETVNLADWTNITPSQRSSSQATVTRIRTRHRTRFRQLNLPIPVLSENHAMDIELNQLMGTGAAALQTGEGSERGNEDLKMCENGGQAIGDGEKKGDVEKSSGGGDGNFFDCNICLDLSKEPVLTCCGHLYCWPCLFQWLHISDAKECPVCKGEVTAKTVTPIYGRGNHKREVEESLLDTKIPMRPHAKRIESLRNTIQRSPFTIPMEEMIRRIQSRFERDSTPVPDFSNREASERVNDRANSILNRLMTSRGVRSEQNQASAAAAAAAAEDINLSPDIAAPDLEGETTTRFHPLLIRRQLQSHRVARISNFTSALSSAERLVDAYFRTHPLGRNHHNHQELNHHSPVVVDDRDSFSSIAAVINSESQVDTAVEIDSMVTLSTSSSRRRNENGSRVSDVDSADSRPPRRRRFT encoded by the coding sequence ATGGGTGAGGAGTTAGCTGACACGATGAACCTAGACTTGAACCTAGGCCCTGGTCCCGAGTCAGATCTCCACCTTCTGTCTAACGAAACTGTCAACTTGGCTGATTGGACTAATATCACCCCATCTCAGAGATCATCCTCTCAAGCTACTGTGACCAGGATCAGAACCCGCCATAGGACGCGTTTCAGACAGCTTAACCTCCCCATCCCTGTTCTCTCTGAAAACCATGCCATGGATATAGAGCTTAACCAGTTGATGGGAACTGGAGCTGCTGCTTTGCAGACTGGGGAAGGTAGTGAAAGAGGCAATGAGGATCTGAAAATGTGCGAGAACGGGGGACAAGCTATTGGAGACGGAGAGAAGAAAGGGGATGTTGAGAAGAGCAGTGGCGGCGGTGACGGTAACTTTTTCGATTGTAATATATGTTTGGATTTGTCAAAGGAGCCGGTTCTCACCTGTTGTGGCCATCTCTACTGTTGGCCTTGTCTCTTCCAATGGTTACATATCTCTGACGCAAAGGAATGTCCTGTTTGCAAAGGAGAGGTGACTGCTAAAACGGTGACACCGATATACGGGCGTGGGAACCATAAGAGAGAAGTTGAGGAGAGTTTATTAGATACCAAGATCCCTATGAGACCGCATGCTAAACGCATCGAGAGTTTGAGGAATACAATTCAAAGGTCTCCTTTTACTATACCGATGGAGGAGATGATTAGACGTATACAGAGTAGGTTTGAGAGGGACTCAACCCCTGTCCCTGATTTTAGCAACCGCGAGGCTTCAGAAAGAGTGAACGATAGAGCCAACTCGATTCTTAACCGGTTGATGACTTCTAGGGGAGTTAGATCAGAGCAGAACCAGGCTAGtgctgcagcagcagcagcagcagctgaGGATATTAATCTAAGTCCAGATATTGCTGCTCCTGATCTTGAAGGAGAAACCACCACGAGGTTCCATCCTCTGTTGATCAGGAGACAGTTACAGTCACACAGAGTGGCGAGGATCTCGAATTTCACTTCTGCATTGAGTTCTGCCGAGCGGCTTGTGGATGCGTATTTTAGAACTCATCCGTTGGGGAGGAACCACCACAACCACCAAGAGCTAAACCATCATTCTCCTGTTGTGGTTGATGATAGAGACTCTTTCTCAAGCATTGCAGCTGTTATAAACTCTGAGAGTCAGGTGGATACTGCAGTTGAGATTGATTCCATGGTCACTCTTTCGACATCTTCTTCGAGGAGAAGGAATGAGAATGGGTCGAGGGTTTCTGATGTAGACAGTGCTGATTCTCGCCCTCCTAGGAGAAGGAGATTTACTTGA